The following proteins come from a genomic window of Tsukamurella pulmonis:
- a CDS encoding DUF3662 and FHA domain-containing protein, translating into MGILQRFERKLEGAVGDGFARVFGGKVVPQEVEAALQREAEDQLQTLGDGAYLVPNKYVIAVSPTDQETFEADRELAIRAFSKHLDEYIHDNGWQTYGDVVVHFEQSPGLHTGQFRARGTVDPDAVPQNLVPQRPPAESGADSMSNNPGYDQGRHGGQYDQSGYDQQQQPGYDQNYGQQQPAYDQNYGQQNYQQPAYDQGYQQPGYDQGYQQQPAYDQNYGQQNYQQPAYDQGYQQPGYDQGYQQPGYDQGYQQQPAYDQNYGQQNYQQPAYDQGYAQPGYDQGYQQPGYDQGYQQPGYDQGYAQPQGAYQPQSVTLYLEDGSNRTFALREGANVIGRGQDAQFRLPDTGVSRRHVEIRWDGYAAVLNDLGSTNGTSVNDVPVSNWELADGDRIRVGHSDIVVRFQ; encoded by the coding sequence ATGGGAATCCTGCAGCGGTTCGAGCGCAAGCTCGAGGGCGCGGTGGGCGACGGCTTCGCCCGCGTCTTCGGCGGCAAGGTGGTCCCCCAGGAAGTGGAGGCCGCTCTACAACGCGAGGCTGAGGATCAGCTGCAAACCCTGGGAGACGGGGCGTACCTGGTACCCAACAAGTACGTCATCGCCGTCTCCCCCACCGATCAGGAGACCTTCGAGGCGGATCGCGAGCTCGCGATCCGCGCCTTCTCGAAGCACCTCGACGAATACATCCATGACAACGGCTGGCAGACTTATGGTGACGTGGTCGTGCACTTCGAGCAGTCACCAGGCCTGCACACGGGCCAGTTCCGGGCCCGCGGCACCGTGGATCCGGATGCAGTCCCCCAGAACCTTGTACCCCAGCGACCACCTGCAGAATCAGGAGCCGATTCGATGAGCAACAATCCCGGATACGACCAGGGACGGCACGGCGGCCAGTACGACCAGAGCGGCTACGACCAGCAGCAACAGCCGGGGTACGACCAGAACTACGGTCAGCAGCAGCCGGCGTATGACCAGAACTACGGGCAGCAGAACTACCAGCAGCCCGCCTACGACCAGGGCTACCAGCAGCCCGGGTACGACCAGGGCTACCAGCAGCAGCCCGCGTACGACCAGAACTACGGGCAGCAGAACTACCAGCAGCCCGCCTACGACCAGGGCTACCAGCAGCCGGGGTACGACCAGGGTTACCAGCAGCCCGGGTACGACCAGGGCTACCAGCAGCAGCCCGCGTACGACCAGAACTACGGGCAGCAGAACTACCAGCAGCCCGCCTACGACCAGGGCTACGCGCAGCCGGGGTACGACCAGGGTTACCAGCAGCCGGGGTACGACCAGGGCTACCAGCAGCCCGGCTACGACCAGGGCTACGCGCAGCCGCAGGGCGCCTACCAGCCCCAGTCGGTCACGCTGTACCTCGAGGACGGCTCCAACCGCACCTTCGCGCTGCGCGAGGGCGCCAACGTGATCGGCCGCGGCCAGGACGCCCAGTTCCGTCTCCCCGACACCGGCGTCTCCCGCCGCCACGTCGAGATCCGCTGGGACGGGTACGCCGCGGTCCTCAACGACCTCGGTTCCACCAACGGCACCTCGGTCAACGACGTCCCCGTCTCCAACTGGGAGCTCGCCGACGGTGACCGCATCCGCGTCGGCCACTCCGACATCGTGGTGCGCTTCCAGTAG
- a CDS encoding DICT sensory domain-containing protein, protein MRLAPVRRLDDGVLAAVELQLRGARGGSLGSAQDLRRAVRMVHQKRDFDLLKAECTSDPLVDHVHHRIPVITTFDTPHVDESVDLLAPDRLIRVLASVPARAFTAAPHATIATIARAREQGTTICLEIGEDHDHSLALLSIVEPDVIITAPQLLRTPASAAAAKVVHSIAAHVERSHAVVIAEGVHDERARAVAETIGATYGIGDLYPALSVPDLLAEPVAPMPPTPVWTAPDVGTTTPFALATRNGIARRGTKHLLIEMSKTLEAQATSLGSPMVAVGTFQHARHFTVATAARWQAMGDEIGFAGVYGAGISVFRDGNVHRAPLDPDDPLVHEWTVAIVGPHFSALIAARDLHDNGPDLERTFDFVQTFDRTTVTQAIRSVLQRFP, encoded by the coding sequence GTGCGACTCGCACCGGTGCGGCGGCTCGACGACGGGGTTCTCGCCGCCGTGGAGCTGCAACTGCGGGGAGCGCGCGGCGGATCCCTCGGATCAGCGCAGGATCTCCGCCGCGCGGTACGGATGGTCCACCAGAAGCGGGACTTCGACCTCCTCAAGGCCGAGTGCACGTCCGATCCGCTCGTCGATCACGTCCACCACCGGATCCCGGTGATCACCACGTTCGACACCCCGCACGTCGACGAATCCGTCGATCTGCTCGCGCCCGATCGGCTCATCCGGGTCCTGGCGTCGGTGCCGGCACGGGCGTTCACCGCCGCCCCGCACGCCACGATCGCGACGATCGCGCGCGCCCGGGAGCAGGGCACAACGATCTGCCTCGAGATCGGCGAGGACCACGATCACTCCCTGGCGCTGCTGTCCATCGTCGAGCCGGACGTCATCATCACCGCCCCGCAGCTGCTCCGCACGCCCGCATCGGCAGCGGCCGCGAAGGTGGTGCACTCGATCGCGGCGCACGTCGAGCGCTCCCACGCGGTGGTCATCGCCGAGGGCGTCCACGACGAGCGCGCACGGGCGGTCGCCGAGACGATCGGCGCGACCTACGGAATCGGCGACCTGTACCCGGCGCTCTCCGTCCCCGATCTGCTCGCGGAGCCCGTCGCGCCCATGCCGCCCACGCCCGTGTGGACCGCGCCCGACGTGGGGACGACCACGCCGTTCGCTCTGGCGACCCGGAACGGTATCGCGCGCCGCGGAACGAAGCACCTGCTGATCGAGATGAGCAAGACCCTCGAGGCGCAGGCCACGAGCCTCGGCTCGCCCATGGTCGCCGTGGGCACCTTCCAGCACGCCCGCCATTTCACCGTCGCGACCGCAGCGCGATGGCAGGCGATGGGCGACGAGATCGGGTTCGCCGGCGTCTACGGCGCCGGCATCTCCGTGTTCCGGGACGGCAACGTGCACCGGGCCCCGCTCGACCCCGACGATCCACTCGTCCACGAGTGGACGGTGGCGATCGTGGGGCCCCACTTCAGCGCGCTCATCGCGGCCAGGGACCTGCACGACAACGGCCCGGATCTGGAGCGGACGTTCGACTTCGTGCAGACCTTCGACCGCACCACGGTCACCCAAGCCATTCGGAGCGTGCTGCAGCGCTTCCCGTGA
- a CDS encoding metal-dependent hydrolase yields MVSLHGKASTTQAATEPVGVEIHARNVEFDWENVPLEWIPGEPVASDIVSSILHVILPEGERWFCEVYTEALPYVKDEDLARTMRGFIGQEAMHAESHDRALSEYLERCGIDTAPLARQMEFTFRKILAPRRYRSDRAQYNDMVQRLWLIAGIEHYTAILGVFALNNAWDQYDVNPVMADICRWHGAEEVEHRSVAHDVANYFDPSYLHRVRAMLTIVFFLGLTLHRSSGYMLRKDPNFGYSYPRLWWEYLRASHKNLLPKIRSVIKYTLLYFKPNFDPASIGSTAQAVAYLATSPAARSAES; encoded by the coding sequence ATGGTGTCCCTTCACGGCAAGGCGTCGACGACGCAGGCCGCCACCGAGCCGGTGGGCGTGGAGATCCACGCCCGCAACGTCGAATTCGACTGGGAGAACGTCCCGCTCGAATGGATCCCGGGCGAGCCGGTGGCGAGCGACATCGTCAGCTCGATCCTGCACGTCATCCTCCCCGAGGGGGAGCGGTGGTTCTGCGAGGTCTACACCGAGGCGCTGCCGTACGTGAAGGACGAGGACCTCGCCCGCACGATGCGCGGGTTCATCGGCCAGGAGGCCATGCACGCCGAGTCGCACGACCGGGCGCTGTCGGAGTACCTGGAGCGCTGCGGCATCGACACCGCCCCGCTCGCGCGGCAGATGGAGTTCACCTTCCGCAAGATCCTCGCCCCGCGCCGCTACCGCTCGGACCGCGCGCAGTACAACGACATGGTGCAGCGCCTGTGGCTCATCGCCGGCATCGAGCACTACACCGCGATCCTCGGCGTCTTCGCGCTCAACAACGCCTGGGACCAGTACGACGTGAACCCCGTGATGGCCGACATCTGTCGCTGGCACGGCGCCGAGGAGGTCGAGCACCGGTCCGTCGCGCACGACGTGGCGAACTACTTCGACCCCAGCTACCTGCACCGGGTGCGGGCGATGCTCACCATCGTCTTCTTCCTCGGCCTGACCCTGCACCGCTCGTCGGGCTACATGCTGCGCAAGGACCCGAACTTCGGCTACTCCTACCCGCGGCTGTGGTGGGAGTACCTCAGGGCCTCGCACAAGAACCTGCTGCCGAAGATCCGCAGCGTCATCAAGTACACGCTGCTCTACTTCAAGCCGAACTTCGACCCGGCCTCGATCGGATCGACCGCGCAGGCCGTCGCCTACCTCGCCACCTCGCCGGCGGCGCGCAGCGCCGAGTCCTGA
- a CDS encoding PP2C family protein-serine/threonine phosphatase, whose translation MSLVLRYAARSDRGLVRSNNEDSVYAGARLLALADGMGGHAAGEVASQLMINALAPLDDDEPGGDLLGTLETAMVSGNETIAEQVVDDPELDGMGTTLTAILFAGSKLGLIHVGDSRGYLWRDGQLTRITKDDTFVQTLVDEGRITAEQAHTHPQRSLIMKALTGHEVEPTLTLREAKAGDIYMLCSDGLSDVVSDETIGDTLELAVEDVSGAADRLIELALRSGGPDNVTVVVARVEDTSFGQSRPIVGGAANDDDEDYVPPANTAAGRAAALRPPKKAPRRVVATDVDEDEPANRSRRKWVALGVLLVLLVGGAVGVIVTRSIVNSSYFVAATDKGTIAISHGVKVSLFGRSLNSQQEVVCIADTPTGDAAANQGCTPLTVDDLTPRGKANLAGLPYASSLDDAREQARNLTDRDNLMERCAITTVIEPPAPQDPNAPAPVPAPPTTVAPPAGETLAPPPAPVTKVVTQTSTPDRPCRGGPS comes from the coding sequence GTGAGCCTCGTCCTTCGATACGCCGCCCGCTCCGACCGGGGCCTCGTCCGCAGCAACAACGAGGACTCGGTCTACGCCGGTGCGCGCCTGCTGGCGCTGGCCGACGGCATGGGCGGACACGCCGCCGGCGAGGTCGCCTCGCAGCTGATGATCAACGCCCTGGCCCCGCTCGACGACGACGAGCCCGGCGGCGATCTGCTCGGCACCCTCGAGACCGCGATGGTGTCCGGCAACGAGACCATCGCCGAGCAGGTCGTCGACGATCCCGAACTCGACGGCATGGGCACCACCCTCACCGCGATCCTGTTCGCCGGGTCCAAGCTCGGCCTGATCCACGTGGGCGACTCGCGCGGCTACCTGTGGCGCGACGGTCAGCTCACCCGCATCACCAAGGACGACACGTTCGTGCAGACCCTCGTCGACGAGGGCCGCATCACCGCCGAGCAGGCGCACACCCACCCGCAGCGCTCCCTGATCATGAAGGCGCTCACCGGGCACGAGGTGGAGCCCACGCTGACCCTGCGCGAGGCCAAGGCCGGCGACATCTACATGCTCTGCTCGGACGGCCTGTCCGACGTGGTCAGCGACGAGACCATCGGCGACACCCTCGAGCTCGCCGTCGAGGACGTCAGCGGCGCGGCCGACCGGCTCATCGAGCTGGCGCTGCGCTCCGGCGGCCCGGACAACGTCACCGTCGTGGTGGCGCGCGTCGAGGACACCAGCTTCGGCCAGAGCCGGCCCATCGTCGGCGGCGCCGCGAACGACGACGACGAGGACTACGTCCCGCCGGCCAACACGGCCGCAGGGCGCGCCGCCGCGTTGCGCCCGCCCAAGAAGGCGCCCCGTCGCGTCGTGGCGACGGACGTCGACGAGGACGAGCCCGCGAACCGGTCCCGCCGCAAGTGGGTCGCGCTCGGCGTGCTGCTGGTGCTGCTCGTGGGCGGCGCGGTGGGCGTGATCGTGACCCGCTCCATCGTCAACTCCAGCTACTTCGTGGCGGCCACCGACAAGGGCACCATCGCGATCTCCCACGGCGTCAAGGTCTCGCTCTTCGGCCGCTCGCTGAACTCGCAGCAGGAGGTCGTCTGCATCGCGGACACCCCCACCGGCGACGCCGCCGCGAACCAGGGCTGCACGCCGCTCACCGTCGACGACCTGACCCCGCGCGGCAAGGCCAACCTGGCCGGGCTGCCCTACGCGAGCTCGCTCGACGACGCCCGCGAGCAGGCCCGCAACCTCACCGACCGGGACAACCTGATGGAGCGGTGCGCGATCACCACCGTGATCGAGCCCCCGGCCCCGCAGGATCCGAACGCACCGGCGCCCGTGCCCGCGCCGCCGACCACCGTCGCGCCGCCCGCGGGCGAAACGCTCGCGCCGCCGCCCGCGCCCGTCACCAAGGTCGTGACGCAGACCTCGACGCCCGATCGTCCGTGCCGGGGAGGCCCGTCGTGA
- a CDS encoding TetR/AcrR family transcriptional regulator, translated as MSRDKIVATAIEILTQDGYAKLSMRYLAARLGTSPMGIYYYFESKNQLLGFLFSHHDGMVDFRRDSPAQEPFERAVAIAEAMVRYLEAHRWVFAGLLDGYIGVEDFTANHLADLVESVRDLGLDDDDAAETVRGIWRIVLGEALIRAAMPDRGIGAEADALGPLSTETVESYLAGRLARVHRRR; from the coding sequence ATGAGCCGGGACAAGATCGTCGCGACGGCGATCGAGATCCTGACGCAGGACGGGTACGCGAAGCTGTCCATGCGCTACCTCGCCGCGCGGCTCGGCACGAGCCCGATGGGGATCTACTACTACTTCGAGTCGAAGAACCAGCTGCTCGGCTTCCTGTTCAGCCACCACGACGGCATGGTCGATTTCCGGCGCGATTCCCCCGCGCAGGAGCCGTTCGAGCGCGCCGTCGCGATCGCCGAGGCGATGGTGCGCTACCTCGAGGCGCACCGCTGGGTCTTCGCGGGGCTGCTCGACGGCTACATCGGGGTGGAGGACTTCACCGCCAATCACCTGGCCGATCTGGTCGAGAGCGTGCGGGACCTCGGCCTCGACGACGACGATGCGGCGGAGACGGTCCGCGGCATCTGGCGGATCGTGCTGGGCGAGGCGTTGATCCGGGCGGCGATGCCGGACAGGGGGATCGGCGCGGAAGCCGACGCGCTCGGTCCGCTCTCCACCGAGACGGTGGAGAGCTACCTGGCCGGGCGTCTGGCGCGGGTGCACCGGCGCCGGTGA
- a CDS encoding FHA domain-containing protein FhaB/FipA — MQGLVLQLTRAGFLLLLWLCIWLVINALRSDARLASGLRPRQKEAKAPRRALFSRTSKIAKYLVVTHGPLANTRITLGQQPVLIGRADDSTLVLNDDYASTRHARLARDGDDWYVEDLGSTNGTYLARNKVTTPTRVPLGTPVRVGKTVIELRP, encoded by the coding sequence GTGCAGGGACTCGTGCTGCAGTTGACCCGTGCGGGCTTCCTCCTGCTGCTGTGGTTGTGCATCTGGCTGGTCATCAACGCGCTGCGCTCCGATGCGCGCCTGGCGTCCGGCCTGCGGCCGCGCCAGAAGGAGGCGAAGGCGCCCCGTCGGGCCCTGTTCTCCCGCACCAGCAAGATCGCGAAGTACCTCGTGGTGACCCACGGGCCCCTCGCGAACACGCGGATCACGCTCGGCCAGCAGCCGGTGCTCATCGGCCGCGCCGACGACTCGACGCTGGTCCTCAACGACGACTACGCGTCGACCCGGCACGCGCGCCTGGCCCGCGACGGTGACGACTGGTACGTCGAGGACCTCGGCTCGACGAACGGCACGTACCTGGCTCGCAACAAGGTCACCACTCCCACCCGCGTCCCGCTGGGCACTCCGGTGCGCGTGGGCAAGACAGTGATCGAGTTGCGCCCGTGA
- a CDS encoding FAS1-like dehydratase domain-containing protein codes for MSEAVKQQEAVRPEGWEIWHGDAYEVSSEVVRGFSRAVRDSSVPYGVRGILPADTPIPITLLAAPMFDAASALVSRAIPNCNLSRIVHAAQQFTALAPLRIGQRISFGARLVSHVIKANTDIIVIDVTAYAEGVPHLAAVITLAHSATGGPEVDLDAVADLIMLTGTGPSDSDAYTAVGD; via the coding sequence GTGAGCGAGGCAGTGAAGCAGCAGGAGGCCGTCCGCCCCGAGGGGTGGGAGATCTGGCACGGCGACGCCTACGAGGTGAGCTCGGAGGTGGTGCGGGGATTCAGCCGCGCCGTCCGCGACTCCAGCGTCCCCTACGGCGTGCGCGGGATCCTGCCCGCGGACACCCCGATCCCCATCACGCTGCTCGCGGCGCCGATGTTCGACGCCGCATCCGCGCTGGTCAGCCGTGCGATCCCCAACTGCAACCTGTCCCGGATCGTGCACGCGGCCCAGCAGTTCACGGCGCTCGCACCGCTGCGGATCGGGCAGCGGATCAGCTTCGGGGCGCGCCTCGTCTCGCACGTGATCAAGGCGAACACCGACATCATCGTCATCGATGTGACCGCCTACGCCGAGGGGGTGCCGCACCTCGCCGCGGTCATCACCCTCGCGCACTCCGCGACCGGCGGCCCGGAGGTGGATCTCGACGCGGTGGCCGATCTGATCATGCTGACCGGTACGGGGCCGTCGGACAGCGACGCCTACACGGCCGTCGGCGACTGA
- a CDS encoding FtsW/RodA/SpoVE family cell cycle protein — protein MTAATTSTPGSGIALDPNRRSRTYELVLLGAAAVVTGTSLALVEWAQEQRITLDLAKYVIAFVVLYGAAHYAVRRFAPYADPIILPVVAMLNGLGLVLIHRMDLGNAHGENGRITQTQEANQQILWTLLGLAVLVTVLALLRDHRTLSKYAYTIGLAGVVFLALPALLPSSLSEINGSKNWIKTPLFNIQPSEISKILLIIFTAAFLVSKRDLFTSAGRRVLGVDLPRARDLAPLLLVWVIALGVLGYANDLGTPMLIFFTVLAMVYIATERIGWIVVGLSLAVIGAITAYQLFPHLRVRVEVWRDPFAAYDTIGYQPAQALFSLATGGLAGTGLGSGRPTMVPFASTDFIMAAIGEELGLIGLAAVLMLFLVLVFRGFRASLTVRDSFGKLLAAGLASTMAIQLFVVVGGVTKLIPLTGLTTPFMSYGGSSLLTNYALIAILLRISNAAREPKVARKPGAPVPDRPTEIVKRV, from the coding sequence GTGACGGCGGCCACCACCAGCACTCCCGGCTCGGGCATCGCCCTCGACCCGAACCGGCGTTCCCGGACCTACGAGCTGGTCCTGCTCGGCGCCGCCGCGGTGGTGACGGGGACCTCGCTCGCGCTCGTGGAGTGGGCGCAGGAGCAGCGGATCACGCTCGACCTCGCGAAGTACGTGATCGCGTTCGTCGTGCTCTACGGCGCCGCGCACTACGCGGTGCGCCGGTTCGCGCCGTACGCGGATCCGATCATCCTGCCGGTGGTCGCGATGCTCAACGGCCTCGGCCTGGTGCTCATCCACCGGATGGACCTCGGCAACGCGCACGGCGAGAACGGCCGGATCACGCAGACCCAGGAGGCGAACCAGCAGATCCTGTGGACGCTGCTCGGCCTCGCGGTGCTGGTCACGGTGCTGGCACTGCTGCGCGATCACCGCACGCTCTCGAAGTACGCCTACACGATCGGCCTGGCGGGCGTGGTCTTCCTGGCGCTGCCGGCGCTGCTGCCGTCGAGCCTGTCGGAGATCAACGGGTCCAAGAACTGGATCAAGACGCCGCTGTTCAACATCCAGCCGAGCGAGATCAGCAAGATCCTGCTGATCATCTTCACCGCGGCCTTCCTGGTCTCCAAGCGCGACCTGTTCACCTCCGCGGGCCGCCGCGTCCTCGGTGTGGACCTGCCGCGCGCCCGCGACCTGGCGCCGCTGCTGCTGGTGTGGGTCATCGCGCTCGGCGTGCTCGGCTACGCGAACGACCTCGGCACCCCGATGCTGATCTTCTTCACCGTGCTGGCGATGGTCTACATCGCGACCGAGCGGATCGGCTGGATCGTCGTGGGCCTGAGCCTGGCGGTCATCGGCGCGATCACCGCCTACCAGCTCTTCCCCCATCTGCGCGTGCGCGTCGAGGTGTGGCGCGATCCGTTCGCCGCCTACGACACCATCGGCTACCAGCCCGCGCAGGCCCTGTTCTCGCTGGCCACCGGGGGGCTCGCCGGTACGGGCCTCGGCTCCGGCCGGCCCACGATGGTGCCCTTCGCCTCGACCGACTTCATCATGGCCGCGATCGGCGAGGAGCTCGGCCTGATCGGCCTCGCCGCCGTCCTGATGCTGTTCCTGGTGCTGGTCTTCCGCGGCTTCCGCGCGAGCCTGACGGTGCGCGACAGCTTCGGCAAGCTGCTGGCCGCGGGCCTGGCGTCGACGATGGCGATCCAGCTCTTCGTGGTCGTCGGCGGCGTCACCAAGCTGATCCCGCTGACGGGCCTGACCACGCCGTTCATGAGCTACGGCGGCTCGTCGCTGCTCACGAACTACGCGCTCATCGCCATCCTGCTCCGCATCTCCAACGCGGCCCGCGAGCCCAAGGTCGCGCGCAAGCCCGGCGCGCCGGTCCCCGACCGGCCGACCGAGATCGTGAAGCGCGTATGA
- a CDS encoding cryptochrome/photolyase family protein has translation MTAIWWCRRDLRLRDNPALCAAAEDGPVVPLVVVDPALLHDGARPREAWFAATVLALDEQLGGGLVLRRGVPVDEVVAVAREVGASAVHVSRETTPFGRRRDAAVRAALAEHGIDWVETGSPYAVTPGRVVKADGSPYRVFSAFQRAWREHRWPRPARLPSEIHWNAPSGGPDEDVREELRAAVRSCGIALPAAGEEAALAAWDRFLADGLARYARDRDRPDLDGSSRLSPYLKVGAVHPRTLLAGLGPGEGAEKFASELCWRDFYADVLHHHPESLTTDLTGALAGLEYSAPGPEFEAWQRGETGYPLVDAGMRQLLAEGWMHNRVRMVVASFLAKDLHVWWPHGAAHFQDLLIDGDPASNAHGWQWVAGTGTDAAPYFRVFNPTAQAEKFDPRGEYVRTYVPELRHLSGAAALTPWKLPGGYDHGYPERIVDHAEERLVTLEHYRVAKKS, from the coding sequence GTGACCGCCATCTGGTGGTGCCGTCGGGACCTGCGGCTGCGCGACAACCCGGCGCTGTGCGCCGCCGCCGAGGACGGGCCGGTCGTTCCCCTGGTCGTCGTCGATCCGGCACTGCTGCACGACGGTGCCCGGCCGCGCGAGGCGTGGTTCGCGGCCACGGTGCTCGCTCTCGACGAGCAGCTGGGCGGCGGGCTCGTCCTCCGCCGTGGCGTGCCCGTCGACGAGGTGGTGGCCGTCGCGCGTGAGGTGGGCGCGAGCGCCGTGCACGTCAGCCGCGAGACCACGCCGTTCGGGCGGCGCCGCGATGCGGCCGTGCGGGCGGCGCTCGCCGAGCACGGGATCGACTGGGTCGAGACGGGCTCGCCGTACGCCGTCACCCCCGGCCGGGTGGTCAAGGCCGACGGGTCGCCGTACCGGGTGTTCTCCGCGTTCCAGCGCGCATGGCGCGAGCACCGCTGGCCGCGTCCCGCCCGGCTCCCGTCCGAGATCCACTGGAACGCTCCGAGCGGGGGCCCCGACGAGGACGTGCGGGAGGAGCTCCGCGCCGCGGTCCGGTCCTGCGGCATCGCGCTCCCGGCGGCGGGCGAGGAGGCCGCGCTGGCCGCCTGGGACCGCTTCCTGGCCGACGGCCTCGCCCGCTACGCCCGCGACCGCGACCGCCCCGACCTCGACGGTTCCTCGCGCCTGTCGCCGTACCTCAAGGTGGGCGCGGTGCATCCCCGCACCCTCCTGGCGGGGCTCGGACCCGGCGAGGGAGCGGAGAAGTTCGCGTCCGAGCTGTGCTGGCGCGACTTCTACGCCGACGTCCTGCACCATCACCCCGAGAGCCTGACGACCGACCTCACCGGGGCTCTCGCCGGCCTGGAGTACTCCGCCCCGGGGCCGGAGTTCGAGGCATGGCAGCGGGGCGAGACGGGGTACCCCCTCGTCGACGCCGGGATGCGCCAACTGCTCGCCGAGGGGTGGATGCACAACCGCGTGCGCATGGTGGTCGCCAGCTTCCTCGCCAAGGATCTGCACGTCTGGTGGCCCCACGGCGCCGCGCACTTCCAGGACCTGCTGATCGACGGCGATCCCGCGTCCAATGCGCACGGGTGGCAGTGGGTCGCCGGGACGGGGACCGATGCCGCACCCTACTTCCGGGTGTTCAACCCCACCGCGCAGGCGGAGAAGTTCGATCCACGGGGTGAGTACGTCCGTACGTACGTGCCGGAACTCCGGCATCTGAGCGGCGCTGCGGCGCTCACCCCGTGGAAGCTCCCCGGGGGGTACGACCACGGCTACCCGGAGCGGATCGTCGATCACGCCGAGGAGCGGCTGGTGACCCTCGAGCACTACCGGGTCGCGAAGAAGTCCTGA
- a CDS encoding NAD-dependent epimerase/dehydratase family protein, producing the protein MQTVLGANGQIGEELARYLHDHVTQDIRLVGRTPARVNATDEPVAADLLDAAATEKAVAGSDIVYLTVGLPMDSALWEARFPQMMENTIAAVREHGAKLVFFDNTYMYPQTAVPQVEGRTPFEPRGRKAAVRARITTRLQQEMDAGRIEAVIVRAPEFYGPGKTQGLTNTTVFDRIKAGKRPLVPVSADTRRSLIWTPDASRAMGLIGNTPDAYGRTWHLPIDQDRRTYRELIAIAAEVTGRTIPFSTIPLPVFTAAGLINAKAREASELLPRYGVDNIFDTTAFANRFPDFIPTSYRAGITQLLS; encoded by the coding sequence ATGCAGACCGTACTGGGCGCGAACGGGCAGATCGGCGAGGAGTTGGCGCGGTACCTGCACGACCACGTCACCCAGGACATCCGGCTGGTCGGGCGCACGCCCGCCCGGGTCAACGCGACGGACGAACCGGTCGCTGCCGACCTGCTGGACGCCGCCGCGACCGAGAAGGCCGTCGCGGGCAGCGACATCGTCTACCTGACGGTCGGCCTCCCGATGGACTCGGCGCTATGGGAGGCGCGCTTCCCACAGATGATGGAGAACACCATCGCCGCGGTCCGTGAACACGGCGCCAAGCTGGTCTTCTTCGACAACACCTACATGTACCCGCAGACGGCCGTCCCGCAGGTGGAGGGGAGGACACCGTTCGAGCCGCGCGGCCGCAAGGCGGCGGTCCGCGCGCGGATCACGACCCGGCTACAGCAGGAGATGGACGCCGGGCGGATCGAGGCCGTGATCGTGCGGGCCCCCGAGTTCTACGGCCCCGGCAAGACGCAGGGCCTGACCAACACCACCGTCTTCGACCGGATCAAGGCCGGCAAGCGCCCCCTGGTCCCCGTGAGCGCGGACACCCGGCGCAGCCTGATCTGGACGCCCGACGCGAGCCGCGCCATGGGCCTGATCGGCAACACCCCCGACGCCTACGGGCGGACCTGGCACCTGCCGATCGACCAGGATCGCCGCACCTACCGCGAGCTGATCGCGATCGCCGCCGAGGTCACGGGCCGGACGATCCCGTTCAGCACGATCCCGCTCCCGGTCTTCACGGCGGCGGGCCTGATCAACGCCAAGGCCCGCGAGGCCTCGGAGCTGCTGCCGCGCTACGGCGTCGACAACATCTTCGACACCACCGCGTTCGCGAACCGGTTCCCCGACTTCATCCCGACCTCCTACCGCGCCGGGATCACGCAGCTGCTGTCCTGA